One segment of Vulpes vulpes isolate BD-2025 unplaced genomic scaffold, VulVul3 u000000652, whole genome shotgun sequence DNA contains the following:
- the UTP15 gene encoding U3 small nucleolar RNA-associated protein 15 homolog, with product MSGYKPAAIQTYPVLGEKITQDTLYWNNYKTPVQIKEFGAVSKVDFSPQPPYNYAVTASSRIHIYGRYSQEPIKTFSRFKDTAYCATFRQDGKLLVAGSEDGGVQLFDISGRAPLRQFEGHTKAVHTVDFTADKYHVVSGADDYTVKLWDIPNCKEIVTFKEHSDYVRCGCASKLNPDLFVTGSYDHTVKMFDARTNQSVISVEHGQPVESVLLFPSGGLLASAGGRYVKIWDMLKGGQLLVSLKNHHKTVTCLYLSSSGQRLLSGSLDRKVKVYSTTSYKVVHSFDYAASILSLALAHEDETIVVGMTNGILSVKHRKSEAKKDSFPKRRRPAYRTFIKGKSYMKQRDDILINRPSKKHLELYDRDLKNFRVSKALDRVLEPSCTIKTPEITVSIIKELNRRGVLANALAGRDEKEISRVLNFLIRNLSQPRFAPVLINAAEIIIDIYLPVIGQSPVVDKKFLLLQGLVEKEIDYQRELLETLGMMDMLFATMTRKESTSVLQHTSDGFLENKMES from the exons ATGTCTGGGTACAAGCCTGCAGCTATTCAGACGTATCCTGTACTTGGTGAAAAAATCACCCAGGACACACTGTACTGGAACAACTATAAG accCCTGTTCAAATCAAGGAGTTTGGTGCAGTGTCAAAAGTAGATTTTTCTCCGCAGCCTCCGTACAATTACGCTGTCACCGCTTCCTCAAGG aTTCACATTTATGGCCGGTACTCTCAAGAACCTATAAAAACCTTTTCCCGATTTAAAGACACAGCATACTGTGCTACTTTTCGTCAGGATGGTAAACTGCTTGTGGCTGGCAGTGAAGATGGTGGAGTTCAGCTTTTTGATATAAGTGGGAGAGCTCCCCTCAGGCAGTTTGAAGGTCATACTAA AGCAGTTCACACAGTTGATTTTACAGCTGACAAATATCATGTGGTCTCTGGGGCTGATGATTATACAGTTAAATTGTGGGATATTCCAAACTGCAAGGAAATTGTGACATTCAAAGAACATTCTGATTATGTGAGGTGTGGATGTGCTAGCAAACTGAACCCAGATCTGTTTGTAACAG GGTCATATGATCATACTGTGAAGATGTTTGATGCACGAACAAACCAGAGTGTGATCTCTGTTGAGCATGGGCAGCCAGTGGAAAGTgtcctgctttttccctctggagGACTTCTGGCATCagcag GAGGCCGTTATGTTAAAATCTGGGACATGCTGAAAGGAGGACAATTACTAGTGTCTTTGAAAAATCATCATAAAACTGTGACGTGTTTATATCTGAGCAGCTCTGGACAGAGGTTACTTTCTGGGTCCCTGGATAG gaagGTGAAAGTATATAGTACGACTTCCTATAAAGTAGTCCACAGTTTTGATTATGCAGCTTCAATTTTGAGTCTTGCACTTGCG CACGAAGATGAGACGATAGTTGTCGGAATGACCAATGGAATATTGAGTGTGAAACATCGGAAATCTGAAGCAAAGAAGGATTCTTTTCCCAAGAGAAGGAGGCCTGCATATCGAacttttattaaaggaaaaagttaCATGAAGCAACGG GACGACATTTTGATCAACAGGCCATCAAAGAAACACCTAGAATTGTATGACAGGGATCTGAAAAATTTCCGGGTCTCTAAGGCACTTGACAGAGTCCTTGAG CCCAGTTGTACAATAAAGACACCTGAGATTACAGTTTCCATCATAAAGGAGCTAAATCGAAGAGGAGTCCTTGCAAATGCCCTTGCAGGTCGGGATGAAAAGGAAATCAGTCgtgttcttaattttttgataCG GAATCTGTCTCAACCAAGATTTGCCCCTGTTTTGATCAATGCTGCGGAAATAATTATTG ataTATATCTTCCTGTGATTGGTCAGTCACCCGTAGTTGATAAAAAGTTTTTGTTACTTCAAGGACTCGTAGAAAAAGAGATTGATTACCAGAGAGAACTACTAGAAACCTTAGGGATGATGGATATGCTTTTTGCTACTATGACAAGGAAAGAAAGCACTTCTGTGCTGCAGCATACATCTGATGGATTTCTAGAGAACAAGATGGAATCGTAG